The Arachis ipaensis cultivar K30076 chromosome B07, Araip1.1, whole genome shotgun sequence genomic interval GGAGCAGCAACAGAAGCCCCAACAAAGCTTCAACAACAATCAGGGTGGAACTAAtcaaaataggttcaacaacaggtaGTTCCAACCCTCTCAATAGCAGACGAAGACCTTAAAACACAGCCTCACCGACTTGGCCACAATAGTTTCTGACCTTTCAAGGACCACCCATAGCGTTATGCAAGAAGCTCGGTCTTCAATTCAGAACTTGAAAGTGCAAGTAGGTCAGTTGAGCAATAGGATACCTGAGAGACCTCCCAACACTCTTCCAAGTAACACAGAGGGAAATCCAAGGAAAGAGTATAAGACCCTTACCATGGGCAAGGAGGCCTTGCCTAAAGAAGAGTATGTTGCTGAGGATTTAAAGGAGAAAAAAGCTTAAGAGGAGACTGGCAGTACACTTGTACATGCCTTGGTGGTGATGAAAGAGCCTGAAGTACAACACCTTCAGAACGTGCAAGAGGAGACCAAAGATGAGCAACTTGCTCAATTCTTGGTAATCTTTaagaagttacaaatcaatattctttTTGCTAAGGTGTTAGAGAAGAAGCCTCCCTATATGGCCTGTCTGAAAAGCATATTCTCTAAGAAGAAGGCCCTGAGGGGAGATGAAACTGTTGTGCTGACCAAGAAGTGCAGTGCACTAGTACaaaagaagctacctcagaaatCGCCAGATCCTGAAAGCTTCTTGATTCCCTGTACTATAGGGACCATCACATTTGAGAAGGCATTATGCGACCTTGGATCTAGCATAAATTTGATACCTCTCTATGATGAAGAAGCTGGGGATCCAAGAGGCGCATCCCATAAGGATCTGAAGCAGGCATATGGATTGGTGGAGAACGTTCTAGTAATGGTTGAAGACCTTTATCTCCCTGCAGACTTCGTGATACTTGATACGAAATAGGagaaggatgaatccatcatcctaggaaggccattcctagccactgggagagctttgattgatgtaaagagaggagagttagtcctgagGATGCATGAGAACTATATGCTGTTCAAGATTTTTAAACCTCAACCTCTCTCAGACAAAGGTGGCCCAATTCTTGGTagttttcataaccaataacgagaacactttattgcaattcctaaggagaacgacccgaggtttaaatacttcaaatattatttttattaggggtttgtacttgtgacaaacaaatttttgtatgaaaggattattgtt includes:
- the LOC107607272 gene encoding uncharacterized protein LOC107607272, which translates into the protein MKEPEVQHLQNVQEETKDEQLAQFLVIFKKLQINILFAKVLEKKPPYMACLKSIFSKKKALRGDETVVLTKKCSALVQKKLPQKSPDPESFLIPCTIGTITFEKALCDLGSSINLIPLYDEEAGDPRGASHKDLKQAYGLVENVLVMVEDLYLPADFVILDTK